Genomic DNA from Podospora pseudoanserina strain CBS 124.78 chromosome 4, whole genome shotgun sequence:
GCCTACTCCTGCTATGATTCTCCCAAcaatcaccatccccaaagCCTGTGCAGCTGATCCCGTGGCGCCGACCTGAAGCGCCTGACCAACACAGGTtacccccatccccacggAGGCAGCATGGCGCCGGCCAAGCTTGTCTGCTGCCGGATGAGCAAAGAAAAGGTAGCTGGTGAAAGTGCCGAGGTAGTAGATGGCCGTGATGAGCCCGCTCAAAGAGGCATCTGGCCTGTGGAGGGTCTTTTTGAAACCGGGGTGGACGAGTACCGAGGCGAGGACGCCAACATTATATCTACATTGGAGTATGTAAGTCCAGGGTTACCAGTAGGGAACTGTGATGAGATTTGAAAAAAAGTATCTCACTTACCCCCAGATAAACGACCCCAGTgcaagaaacaaacaaaacgaATGTAGGCGCTGTGAGGCTTTTGTAAAGCGTGTTCCTCCCATTTGCATAAAAGGATCATGCGGCCATCGAATATCTCGAAGCACTTGGTGTGAGACCGAGACCTGAAGAAGTCTTGTTTGGAATTGCAGTGTGAATGAGGACACAGAGGTCCCAGGCCCCGCTCGCCGGCACATGGCACATGGGGACAACGTGGGTTGGGAGTGCTTGCTCTATTTGGAGAGAATTGCGACGGCACTTGGCTGCAGTGAAACACTACTTGAAAACCAGCCAATAGTGTTTGTTTATTTCTTATAGCTCCCCAGCAAATCCGAATTTGTAATAGTGATGAATATCAAGGTGGTCGTCTATAAACCTTTCCCTGGGATTCCAGAGCGACTCTCTCTATTTCAAAATATGGTCTTTTGATGACTCGTGGCCAATGTAGCCTGACAACTTGGTCATCCTTCTTTTCCAAGATGACCTACCCCACGCCAAGTATGAATCCGGGGCAAGACACGCCGACACCATGACCAATTCGCTCAGCTAGGCCAAGTCCTAGTCCaaataaaaagaaagggaTAGTCAGCCCATATATATTCTTTGTACATACAGCAGGTTCTTTAACAACGTCTGTTTTACATCTAAAGCAGAAGTCCATCCtatccaccctccccaatcctCTAGGTATACATACACCTAAAGCTGCTCAATCTTGGACGCAAAGTCAGCATTCTTGGCCTGGGTACCGAGAGAAAACACGGGGTGGCCCAAGCTGTCGTGAATACCAAAGGTGGATGAAGGGTCCTCCGGCGTGTCGACGGGGTAGTCTCCATAGGCGAAAGCGAGTGTGCTGTCATACTCGGGATCTAACTCAGTGAAGCCAATGTCTTCATCACCCCATCTCGAACAGCCCGTGCAAACAGCCGTGATTTGAAAGTGAGTGGCGTTGACATGGGTGCCGGTCTTGACGATTCTGTATTCGGCGTTGGGATACTCGGGAGGGCTGTAGTAACCACTGTAGGAAATGAATGTTAGCATCAATGGCCAGACAGTTGCTGCCGAGCCACCGAAGGGGACACGAACTAGGCGATCCTGGACGAAAGAACGACGTCGTTGCCGTTGGGCCAAACGATAGTTAAGGGATTATAGGTCATGTGGCCA
This window encodes:
- a CDS encoding hypothetical protein (CAZy:AA8; COG:G; EggNog:ENOG503NVWQ); the encoded protein is MLFSEVAARAAAFLGLSMESHGPVLPTCILTYLSLLAAPVTRQFAFEPDSIAYEDPDTGLNFSSYTSARGISWRVAIPEDIPEGDKIFDTVLQVEAPIDVGWAGFAWGGHMTYNPLTIVWPNGNDVVLSSRIAYGYYSPPEYPNAEYRIVKTGTHVNATHFQITAVCTGCSRWGDEDIGFTELDPEYDSTLAFAYGDYPVDTPEDPSSTFGIHDSLGHPVFSLGTQAKNADFASKIEQL